GCTTCCGTCTGCCCACTCTGTGCTTCACCAAAGGGGGGCTGCTGTCCCCGTTGCCCAAAGGAATGGGGTAGACGGTGCAGAGCACGAGACAGCCAGGGAGGGGAAGGTCCCAGAGGGAAGGCCAAGGACACAGGCCCTGGCCAGGAAGGTGGTGCCCTCAGCCCGGGGAGGGCTGGCAGCATGAGTCCAGCCTGTCCATGTGGGGTCACGGGGACTTAGCAAGCTGGCCAGGGGCCTTTAGCTGCCCATCCCCTGCCCACTGGGAACACCAGAGAGCCACATGAAGAAAAACTTACGGCAGACTGCAGGCAAGACTTCCCAGATAGCCCCACAAAGCAAGTCCTTGGGACACCCCTGTCCTGCTCACCTTGTTGGAAGGTTCCAGCTTCAGGGCTGCCCTCAGGATGGGGATGGCCTCACTGTACTCGCCTTGCTGAGCCAGCACCTGTGGGGAAAGGGCGCCATGCCTGGGGACCACGGCAGGCTTGCTCTCCTTCAAGAGGCCCAGTCCTGCTAAGCACCTGGCCCCCTCTGTACAGGCCCACGGCCCTGGCTTCTGAGTGCTACAGCTGGCACAGCACTGTCCCGTCCAAACCCGCCCCTCTCCCTGTGTGTCTGGCTCAGCCTGAGCTGGACGTCTGGGTGCCCCCTTCCCTCATGGCCTCAAGGAACTTCCCATGAGGGAAGTTCAGGCCACAGTGAATGACTTGAGGCCAGGCATGTGACCCAAGGAGGTCAGTGAGATCCAGACTGAATGGGGCAGTACCACTGGGAAGCCAGTTgctaaggaaaagaataaaattccgGAGCTTTGGGGAGCTTTTTGGAgctggggtgagggtgaggggtgagggttaAGGAGCCTGAGGGAAGTCCGTGGCACAAAGGCACAGCATCCCCACATCACTGGGAATGCCTGGATCTCACTGTGCCTGAAGCGAGCTACCCTGGGCAGGAGAGTTTCATGAACCAACAATCTCTCCTTTTTGCTTGAACCTGTTCAAGTGGGTTTCTTTCACTTTCAAACAGTAGATGCTACTGCCACCCCAAATTAGAAACCAGCTGACaacagccagacatggtggcacaggcctataatcccagcgactcaggaggctgaggcaagaagattgcaagttcgaggccagcctcagcaagtgcCCTGGATCCACTGCCTAGAGTGCAGATAGACAGGCAAGACACCTCCATGTGCTACCTATCAGAAGGTGACACAGCAAAAATGAAGAGATgacagggcaggggaggaggcaggCGAGGAGGGCCTCCTGAAATGGTGACATCAGAGCAAAATCCTGAACAGGAGCTGGCGGTGCAGCTCagggaagagtgcttgcctggcacgtgtgaggccctgggttctgcccccagcaccacacacaccaaaaaagaaaaactaaacctGAACCAGATCTAAGAGACCCAGGCAGGTCCTGGGGTACAGTGACCTGAGGCACAGGGCACAGCCTGGCCAAGGTCCTGGGGCAGGAGGGGCCTAGACACaagcagggaggaggctgggggacGCAGAGGAGCAGGAGGTGAGAGAGCAGAGGAACTGGAGGAAGGGGACAACCAGATGACTCAGGGTCCCAAGGGCCATGACCAGAACTCAGCTTGTGCTctgaaggagaaggagacagAGCCTCGGAGGATGAAACACAAGGGAGAGCCGCCCTGGGACAGAAGCAAGGGGCCCGAGAAGCTGGGATTTAGGATTTAGGTCTAGCCTCAGCCAACCAGTCAGCGGGACCCAGGCTACACCCCTATACCTCTGTGGGCCTGTTTCCCACCTGCACCCTAGAAAGCTCAGCTGGCTGACGCCTGTCTTTCTCGGTCACGGGGCTGGGGACTCGGCTGGGCAGCCCACCTTGCCCTTGCGGAAGAGCGCCTTGATGTTGTCGGGCTGGTGCTCGAGCACCAGGCTGCAGGAGCGCAGGGCGGCGCGGTAGTGGTCCAGCTTCAGCTGCGAGGCGGCCAGGTTGTTCAGACACTTCACCTTCAACTGCAggagctgctcctcctcctcaaaAGTCATGTCCACTGTGGAGGACAGTGGTCACTGCACCACCAGCCCCCAGGACCCGTGCCTCTGAGGCGCGCCGGCTGCCATCCACCAGGGTCGGCTGCCATCCACCAGGGTCGGGGAGCTGGGTCCTCCCGTCTCACGGGGCCAGGGCCACACCTTCCCCAGGCTCCAGCGTCTGATTCTTGGCACCTCATGGAGGGAGTGTTGGAGGGGCACAGGGACTGATGCCACCTGCCATGGCCCATTGTTCACCCGCCTTCGCGACATTCCCACTGGCCTCGGGTACATCAAGGCTGGAGGGGCACCATCTGGAGGGTTTAGGGTTCCGAGCCCAGGACCCCGGGGCTGGGGGCTTCTGAGCTGAGCTGGAGGAACACCTCTGTGGGGCGGTGGTGGGGATCTGACCCAGAGCCAGTCGGTCACCTTTGGCGCTGGACGTGATGGCCTTGATGGCAAGGTCGTAGGAGTTGGCGGCCAGCACGAAGTCCGCTCGCTGGTAGTGGGCGTTGCCACACTCCCGCTTCCGGTTGGCCAGGGCCACCCTCTCCTGCCCTGTCAGCATCTCCAGGTCAGGCCCATCCACGGCCGTCTTCAGGGTGACCTCCAGGCACAGGGCCGCGTGCGGGGGGATGTAGGGGCTCCTGCTGGGGAGGTGGGGCAGGCGGGCGCACTCAGACCCGGCGGCACTGGCCCTCGCCCCAGGCTCGCTGGGTTGACTctggggcaggagggaagggCCTCAAGTTCCAGCTGTGCCCATCGACACCCCTCCTCAGTGAAATAGGGAAGTCACCCTGCCACCCCTGAGCTGCGTGACTTGGCTAGCAGGTGTTCTTCCCTAAGTCTCAGTCGCCTCTTCTATAAAGCGAGCAGGCAGACGGGGAGAGCCGGGGGACATCCCACAGCGTCCCCCACTTGGCTGGGACCCATGTGGTGGCGCTCACCTGCCCTGGGGGCCGTAGCAGTACTTGGAGTCAGCAGTAACCATGGCCGTCTCGCCCACGTCCATGAGGGGGACACTGAGGTCCAGGGCCTGGGGTGGACAGGGCCAGAGGGACTCAGGTACGGCCCAGCCTGGCAAGGTGCCCATCCTGcccccacccacctcctccctctccaacCTGGATGACGTCGCAGTCGCCCAAGGTGAACACCAGCTCTGGCTCCTCCTGTACCCGTGTGCCATTCTCCAGCGACATCTGCAGCTGCACGGTGACCACCTGCCCCTTGGCAGGTCGGCTTGAGCCAGGTGGGCCTGGGACCAGTGTCTTCTTTCTCAACAGCCCATTCCCTGCCAGGAAGCAGGGACACGAACCTGTCATTGGGTGGCCCTATGTCCCCAAGCCCCCGCCAAGCTCTGCTGGCTGCAGAGGGTGCGAGCTAAACACGTGATGACCACACTGCCACTGCCAAGCTGGCTGACCCAAGAAGGCTGGACAGTGGGCATGGCAGATctgttttctggtgctggggatggaacccagggccttgctgggCAAGTGCACTGCCACTGAGGCACTTCCCCAGCTCCAACAGGACAGATTTAGGGGCGACGATGCTGGTGCTGGGAACTGGCTCAGTGACCAACAGCTGTTCCAGACAGAGAGGTCCAGAAGAGACATTGGAGTAGGCCCCTCCTCCGGCTTCAAACCCAAGCCCTGGGAtgtctgggcctcagtttacCCAGCCATGAAATGAGGCAGTCACAGGGCCTCCCAGGGGCACCCAGCAAGCCCTTGCTTGGTTTGTAACCACTGCTGTGCTGCGAGTACGTCTCTACGGAAGCACGACACACACCGAGTTTAAATACTAAACAAACAGAGTCAAAGGGCTTGTGAGCAAAAGTAGCTCCTGATGCCCCCGTGACTTCAGGAGACCACTGTCCACACTCTCAGCCATTCCGGCTGCTGTCTCTCCCATGCCCCAGGCCATCCCAGGAACCACCAAACAGCCAACGCCAATGCCAGCTGAGCAGGCACAAGGCTCAGCACCCCTGCAAAGGCACTTAAGAGCCTGCCACCCACTGTCACCCCACGGCAACTGCTGGGATGACTGCTTCCAGCACCCACGTTAGACAGCAGACAACAGAGCAGAGAGAGGGCAGGTGACCTGAGCTGGGCCTTCCTCAGAGCTCCCCCAGCTTTCCTCCAAACAGAGCCCCAGGGCAGCGAGGGCAAAGACTGCTGAGCAATAGGGCAGCCAGGGTCTGTGGCCAGGGGCTCAGTTCCCACGCTGGCCTACACCCTGCCACATTCTGATGCTCTAGAATACTCTGCAAGTCTGAGTGGATTCTAGCCTAAAGATTAGAGACACTGATGAAGCCATCCTTATTCTGAAATATTCTAGAAAATTCTAAATGTCTGTGCTACACCCCTACTTGTACACACCTAGCATTCAGTCTGAGACCCAGTGATCCGACAGACCCCTGGGTCATAAGGTTTGTGGGCTCTGATGACGGACAGGCTGGAAGTCACAGTCACGGCCAGGCCCTGCCTCCTCTCCTAGGGTGGACTCCGGGCAAACCACATCCCCTCAAGGGCTGATTCTGTGTCTGGAAAATGAAaaccccaattctttttttttttttttcttcttcggttttctgagatgctcggaacgaaacccagggcttcccacacgctaggcaagtgctctcccaagGTGCTGCACAGTCCCTGCCTGGAGGCTGCACAAATACAGTGTCACACTAGTGCTCCAAGGGGGAGCTCACAGCTCTCACACTTAACACCCTTGGGAAACAACTTGCCCAACTCTACCACACCTAGGGaggctgggtgaccttgggcaagtgtcTTGGCCTCATGGAGCCCATTCTCCATTAACAGAGATGGAATCAGAAAAGGCTGCTGGAAAGATCCAGTGACATGCCACACGGGACTGGTGTGGAGCCAGCGCTCAGGAAGTATTACCTGGTTTTGGGGAGGGAGTAAATTCTTTCCTCcctgtactggggactgaacccagagtgctttaccactcagccacacccGCAGCCCACTGGTATTATCAACAGTGGTGATGATGGATCATTTATCATAAGAGCAATAATCATTCACTATGTCGGATATCAGGATTAGTGGCAACATATTTTCTACAGAATATTaacatttctcttattttcagaattctgaaatagcacaagggagaagagaaagtcTGAGTGTCTTTCTTTGCAGGACTTCTTTGAACATTTAGAATGATAATGAggccccctcccccaggccccaagctcaggaggggctgggcaggagctcagtggtagagcacttgcacattcaaggccttgggttccatctccagaactgcagcaaaaaataaataaataaataaaaaatcctcCCCCAAATATAACAATAATTGCTAATGGTACTTCACAGATATAAAGCATTTAAGAACAGTAAGGAAGTCAGACAGGGTGGAACATTCCAAAGCCAGCCTTGGGCAACACCCTTAggcccttttattttgttttgtctcaaacaaaataaaagggctatgggtgcagttcagtggtacagagcttgcctagcaggtgtgaggccctgggttcaatccccagcaccatggggAGAAAAAGAATAGTAATGAGTACTGTAAACCAGCCAGAGGGATGAACAGGACATTCTTCAGATCTATTTGACCTCAGGGGGCATTTTTCTGGGATTGGCACCATTCAGACAATTGCCCAGAAAAGATGCAGTAGGGGTTGGGAGCCGCTGGCAATCAGCCCAATAGCTGTGTGGCTCTGGGCAGGTGACTCAGCCTCTCTGGGCCGCTGCTGCTAACAGTTCTGGGAAAAAGAGACACagcacatggtgtgtgtgtgtgtgtgtgtgtgtgtgagagagagagagagagagagagagagagagagagagagagagagagagagaatgaatggaGTTCATGAACATGAAGCATCTCAAGCAGTTGTCACTGGCTGACAATCACCATAGTTACCAGGTTACTTTCAACCCTCACAGCAGAGATGAGAAACAAGGCTCAGGGGATGAGAAGGCCTGGTccaaggtcattctgcaccctgggCTGTGGCACAACCCAAACCACCCCTGCTCCTTACCCAGGATGTCCAGCCACTCTTCTGGAGCCGGGGCTGGGGCAGGCTCTGGCTCCATGGCAGCCAGGAACTCTCGGGCCAGGGCCCCAGGCTGCTCGGCCTCCTCCAGAGTGGACTGTCCCATGTCCTCCAGAGGTGGCAGCTCACTCAGGTCATcatcatcctcttcctcctcttcctcctcaccctCTGCATCCTCAACTCCATCCAGCACCTCGAAGTCTTCAAGTGGTGGGACAGAAGGCGGTGGGGCAGTGGGCTCTGAGGGCTCCGCACAGGATGCCATACTGCTGGGGGGACCGGAACTGGCCCTGAGGAGGGTTACAGATGGGGGTAAGAATCCCACCTAGCCTCTCAAATTATCCACACCACCCACTCCCTGCAAGCTGATCGCCTGCTGTGTGACTCAGGAATTGTggccctcagtttcctcatctatatagTGGGTATAACAACAAACCCAGgcttgttgaaagaaattaacaACCCACTCATCAAGCCCTGAGCATCAGTGTTATCTATTATTAGAACGAattattatttaatctttataaacaCCCCAGGAAGTAGGGAACTCCACCCCCAActacagaaaaggaaattgaggCCCAGTGGGGCATAGCCATTTGCCCAAAGTCCCAGAGCAAGCCAACTGCAGGGGCAGAATTGAAATGTGGGGTTCCAATCCCTGGGGCTTTATCTGATTAAATGTCAATAAAGAGTCACtgggtttttttcatttgtttgtttttttggctgGGAACAGCCCCTGAGGCCTCGGGGAAGCCATTTTTATAGCCTCTGAGCCACTTGTGAAGTTGAATCATTACCAGGGCTTTCTACTCCCACTTGTCCCATCTCCCAAAGAGATCCCCCTCCCCACAACCACCAGCACCAGCCCAAATCACCTAGAACCCCTATGCTTCCACACCCTGAAGCTAATGACCCCAGCCTCAATCTCCCCCTACCAGCCCGCCAAGGGAGACCTTTCTCTAGCCATCCAGCCTCCTTCCCAACCTCTCAAAGCAGCCTTTGGAGAGgagagacaccccccccccaggcaTTCCACAGCTTTTTCCTTGCCCCAGGCCTGTCTCCCTTGCCCAAGGCCTGTAGGGAGCCCCCACCTCTATCTGTCCTATCACCAATCGGAGCTAGGCCCCCAGCTCAGGAGACCAAGCCATCACTCACCCACAGCATCCCCTCCTCTATAATCCTCACCTGCCAGGCTCCTTCCGGGATCGGAGCCCCATTCTGAGACCCTCCCAGCGCCCACCCCCACAATCCCCTGCGCCCACACAAATGggcctcccccaccaccacccctagTCAGGGCCAGCCCCCCCACGGCGGCGCTGTCGCCCCGTAAACACCCGGGTGTCCCCAGACGTCTCGCTCCCAATCCCATAACGCCCTACGCTCTCCGGACGCCCCCTACCTGGGTCTGGCCCTCCGTCAACCACCCACCCAAGCCCCCAACGCCCCAGGCCGGTCTGACGCCACTAATCTGGGGCCCCGACCCCGCACCCCTTGGGCGCCCCCAGCCCAGCACGTCCGCGTCTGCAGCCGCCAGACCGGCTCTCCTCCGCGCCCCGCGGCCCCTACCCCCGGCCGCCAGCGCCTGGCTGCGCCCCCTAGGTCACTGCCGACCCCCGCGCCCCCAGCTCGCCTCCCCCACGGCCCTTCGCCCCGCCCATCGGCTACGGCCCCCGCCGCGCCGGCCTCCGGACCAGCCCAGGCCAGGGCAGCGCCCAGGGCCGGCGCAACCCCGCCGGCGCCCCGGGACACGTGCCTCCGGCTCCGGGACCCCCACCTGGGGTCCTGcgcccccctccccgcccccagccgCTGCCGCCGCGCCTCGGGAACCAGGTTCGGGCGCCCGGCCCCGCCTCCGCCGCGACCATTGGCCGCCGCCGCCGCGACTGCCGCGTCCACTGGTTCTCACACACGTCCGTCCCGGGAGCAGGCTCCGCCTCCTTCCTGCTTTGCTCCGCGGGACGTTCTTAAAGGGGCAGAAGCTTCTGGGCCTTTTGGGGCGGGGGCGAGTGGGCCAAGGGTTGGAATCCTAACGCCCGTGATTACCGCGCAGCCCAGTGCTGTGCCTGGGTCCCATCAGAATTTCACCCTgcgcatctgtaaaatggggataaacaCCCTTCTCCATGCACTCTTACCTTGGCGGCTGTTGGGAAAACACTACTAAATGTTTCCTGAAGTAGATGGCTTGGGGGTCCAGGCACCTATGAGACTGCCTGCCGGATGACACCCCGAAGCCCTAGTTACAGAAGTGGACCTAAGGCCCTAAAGGGGAAGCACGTGCCCAAGGGCACGCAGAACACCCCCCACCTATCACGTTCTGCTTCCAGAAGGTTTCCTGGTGCATACAGGAGGCGCTCAATAACAGCCAGGTGGGCGACAGAGCGAGCAAGACCACTAGAAGTTCTTCCTCCATGTACCTCTGCCAGAGGGTGAGAAGGTGTGCACTATCGATTAGAAAGGTTTCTGTggatcttattttgaaacagggcacTATACCTTACCAGCTCGTTTAATTTGCTCCCAGCAGGTAATCCTGCTAGAATGGTGTCCTCCTTTGGCTTTGccctccaccccacccacccacctcacTCTCCCATATCCCGACAGGGATTTTTCACCAGTTTTGTGCCCAGCACCTACTTGAACAATGCCTGACTACCCATGGGAgctcaataaatgaaaaaataaatggatgagtCAGAGGCTGGGTTTTGGAGGTGGCCCTCACTGGAGGCAGTAACTGATTTTTTAAGATCAGAGCTCTGAGGTTGCCGCCTGTAGGAAGTCCTCCCTGacctccccctgccccctccccagccgCCCCCTCCCCAGCTGTCCTCCGGGCTTTATGAAGCTCTACTTCATAACTGGCTTACTTGTGTGAGTGTCATTTGATTCACCTCTGCCATGCCCCAAACACTGGATGACACCACCgccagcagctggggaagctcTGTTGTTTGTCATTGTTGTAGTCCTGACACCTGCTCAGTGTTTGGCAGGAAAGCCAGAGTGGGGGCCAGTGGTTGCTCAGAAATCACAGCACAAGGcagccaggatatgagaagtcccCAGTCAGGGCTCAGGCTTAGTTCTGAGGAACTTGGATTATTTAACCATCATCTATAAACTTcagtgttgtttttaatttttttttaagttgtcaatgaatcttcattttatttatttatatgcagtgctgagaattgaatccatggcctcacacatgctaggcaagtgctctaccactgagccctgagccacaaccccaacccctaatcctttctttcttttttctttttcttttttttttggtgctggggattgaacccagggccttgtgcatgtgaggcaagcactctaccaactgaaccacacccctagccccccaatccttttttttttcagtttttttttaatatttattttttagttacaggtggacacaatatatatatatatttaatatggtgctaaggatcgagcccagtgcctcatgcatgctaggcgaacactctctctctgagccataacctcagcccctctGATCCTTTCTTATGAGATGAATATTCTGATATTTGGAAGTCACAGGACTAACTGCCTACAGAGTTGCAATGGTCATGTCCTCCCAATGAACTTTCATTTCCATGACATTCCCCTCTTTATCTCTGTTTCTGCCCTTAGAGCGGACTTTGACTAATAGGATTGCACTCATTCTCCTTTGATCATGTTTGCAATGTTCC
This is a stretch of genomic DNA from Ictidomys tridecemlineatus isolate mIctTri1 chromosome 2, mIctTri1.hap1, whole genome shotgun sequence. It encodes these proteins:
- the Fkbp8 gene encoding peptidyl-prolyl cis-trans isomerase FKBP8 isoform X2 — its product is MASCAEPSEPTAPPPSVPPLEDFEVLDGVEDAEGEEEEEEEDDDDLSELPPLEDMGQSTLEEAEQPGALAREFLAAMEPEPAPAPAPEEWLDILGNGLLRKKTLVPGPPGSSRPAKGQVVTVQLQMSLENGTRVQEEPELVFTLGDCDVIQALDLSVPLMDVGETAMVTADSKYCYGPQGSRSPYIPPHAALCLEVTLKTAVDGPDLEMLTGQERVALANRKRECGNAHYQRADFVLAANSYDLAIKAITSSAKVDMTFEEEEQLLQLKVKCLNNLAASQLKLDHYRAALRSCSLVLEHQPDNIKALFRKGKVLAQQGEYSEAIPILRAALKLEPSNKTIHAELSKLVKKHAAQRSTETALYRKMLGNPSRLPAKCPGKGAWSIPWKWLFGATAVALGGVALSVVIAARN
- the Fkbp8 gene encoding peptidyl-prolyl cis-trans isomerase FKBP8 isoform X1; protein product: MASCAEPSEPTAPPPSVPPLEDFEVLDGVEDAEGEEEEEEEDDDDLSELPPLEDMGQSTLEEAEQPGALAREFLAAMEPEPAPAPAPEEWLDILGNGLLRKKTLVPGPPGSSRPAKGQVVTVQLQMSLENGTRVQEEPELVFTLGDCDVIQALDLSVPLMDVGETAMVTADSKYCYGPQGRSPYIPPHAALCLEVTLKTAVDGPDLEMLTGQERVALANRKRECGNAHYQRADFVLAANSYDLAIKAITSSAKVDMTFEEEEQLLQLKVKCLNNLAASQLKLDHYRAALRSCSLVLEHQPDNIKALFRKGKVLAQQGEYSEAIPILRAALKLEPSNKTIHAELSKLVKKHAAQRSTETALYRKMLGNPSRLPAKCPGKGAWSIPWKWLFGATAVALGGVALSVVIAARN